The genomic stretch TTTGAAACGAGTATTGCTGACCACGCACTTCCTGGCCGGTCTCGTCAACGCACACCACGCGATAAAAATAGCGGGTTGCCGGTTTAAGATCCTTGAGCGTCAGCTCGCTGATCAACTGCGCGCTCGCGGTCTCGGCTTTTAGTTCTAGGGGGCGCAGCTCGGCATATTCCACACGCATCTTGGCCGGGCGAGAGGTCTCGCACATGATCGTGATCGAATCGGTCGTAGCGAACTGCAAGTAAGGCTGCACCAAAAAGATCAGGTCATTTTCTGGTGTCGGTGCCCAGGCGATGAGATTCTCATTCTTCTTGGCGACCTTTTGGATTTCATTCCCCTCGAGCGCGCGGGCATAGCATTTAGCTTCGAACAACGCTCCTTGCATGAAGGTGCGCGAGCGCACGCCAATCGAGCCCCCCAGCAGATAGTTGCCCGCCGCCGGATATACAATGTCGCCGGCCTGGGCATTGGATTCGCCTTCGAGTTCTCCGTTGACGTAGATGCGCATGATCTGGCCGTCATACGTGGCGGCCACGTAGTACCAACGCCCTTTGACGATGGGAGTTTTGGCCGGCAGATAAGTCATGCGGTTTTGCGTAGAGACGCTATTGGCCGCGGCCAGGCCAAACACGAACGTTTGCCGATTGAAGCCCAGCATCCAGCCTTGGGGTTGCGTGCGACTTTCGTTGATGTAACTGATCAGACCGCAGCGATCCTCTGTGTCGTCCAGGCGGATCCAGGCGGTGACCGTCATGTTGCGCGTGGGCAACAGCCGCTTGGCATCCTCGTAGCTTTTTCCCAGACTCAGATATTCTTCGCCGGTAAAGACCAGCCCCTCAGTCGGACCGCAACCGACAAAACGCGGCGTGCCAAAGACTTGGGCCGTGGCCTGGTGCGACATATCTTGCCAGGCGCCATTTTGAATCGCGTGCGTACCCGCGGCGAAGTGAAACAACAAGTCCTTTTCTTCATGGTCGGCGTGCAGCAAAGTGGCGCCGTATAGCAACGCCGAGGCGGCCAAGGTGCAGGACAGCATCGCGTAACTCCCAGGGGGCGGGCAGGATGGCAGGTTCTGGTTGAGCCCGGCTTCCGCGTGACAAGTGCCCAACTGCGGAATGGCCAAGCTGCGTCGATTCTAATTCAAAGCGCGGCATGACACAAAGAGGGGGATTGCGAACTGAGTGCCGCCAACGTGCCTTGTGCCGTTTCGCGTGACTGCGGCTTTTGCCGCATACGACATCAGACTCAGGCGGCTTTCGACCGGTTGGGCAACGCCGAGGAAACGTTATCGATCGCGGGTTGGGCGTCGTGCTGCAAAAACAGGTCGTTGATCGCTTCACGCACTTCGCTTTGCGCGATCGCGGCCTGCATCTCGTCTTCCAATTGCAGCCAAAAATGCAGCTCGAAATCCATCGAAGAGGCCCCGAACTGCTTGAACAGCACGATCGG from Pirellulales bacterium encodes the following:
- a CDS encoding LamG-like jellyroll fold domain-containing protein; the protein is MLSCTLAASALLYGATLLHADHEEKDLLFHFAAGTHAIQNGAWQDMSHQATAQVFGTPRFVGCGPTEGLVFTGEEYLSLGKSYEDAKRLLPTRNMTVTAWIRLDDTEDRCGLISYINESRTQPQGWMLGFNRQTFVFGLAAANSVSTQNRMTYLPAKTPIVKGRWYYVAATYDGQIMRIYVNGELEGESNAQAGDIVYPAAGNYLLGGSIGVRSRTFMQGALFEAKCYARALEGNEIQKVAKKNENLIAWAPTPENDLIFLVQPYLQFATTDSITIMCETSRPAKMRVEYAELRPLELKAETASAQLISELTLKDLKPATRYFYRVVCVDETGQEVRGQQYSFQTAPNEDMPWAFAVIGDTQRNPEVTRKCAEGAFSKRPNFLLHCGDVVDDGFAKNQWLKDLFEPCSTLMAQIPTFPVIGNHEKDSHWYYDYFSLPKPEYYYTFRYGNAQFFMIDSNRPLDPGSPQYEWLEKELASSKAAWKFTCHHHPCFSSDENDYGDHVKGPPGHTFFYGDRNARKVVPLYEKYGVDIAFNGHIHLYERTWPIFEMAINQRQGVRYLTSGGGGGSLEQAAPQRTWFSLHFQSVFHYCYAAISDRTIVFKAYDIDGKLFDTFELTKAADR